A region of the Candidatus Zixiibacteriota bacterium genome:
CGCCATATTTTCAGTTTCGGAGGATTTCATCCGAGCCAGGAAAGTCGGGAGAACTACAATGGTAGCCATGAGAGCCGGGGTTAGAAGGAGACCGACGATGAACGATTTCTTTTTCACCACCTGGGCGTATTCGCGCTTCAACACTATCCAGAATTTACGCATGGGCGCCTCCTCCCGTTCCGGAAGCCAGTTGATCGGGATCGACACCAGCCACCTCGATGAAGATATTATAGAGAGAGGGCTCCTCAATGGAAAACCGTCGCACGGAAACTTTGGAAGCCACCGCCTGAAGGATGGCGTTGCTGTCGGCGCCGTCGGCCAGTTGTAACTCCAGATAATTGGGATAAGTCACCAGGCGTGACACCCCCGGTAGCTGGTTGACAAAACTCGCGTCGCCGTCAACGACGAGTTCGATCGTATTCGTACCGTGCGCGGCTTTAACTTCGCTCATGCGTCCGTCGAGGACTTTCGAGCCTCGGTTGATCATACAGACATGATCACAGAGTTTCTCGGCCTGTTCCATCACATGAGTCGAAAAAAGGATCGTCTTGCCGCGTGCCTTCAGATCGAGAATCACCGATTTGATTAATTCTATGTTGAGCGGGTCAAGCCCCGAAAAGAGCTCATCCAGAATGATCAATTCGGGATCGTGCAGTATGGTGGTAATGAACTGGAGCTTCTGCTGCATTCCTTTGGAGAGTTCTTCCACCTTGTGATCTTTGTATTCGAGCAGGTTCATGCGCTCGAGCCAGGGAACGGCTTCCTTACGGCTGCGTGTCTCGGGGAAGCCTTTTAACGCCGCCATGTAGGTGATGATTTCAAGTACGGTCATTTTTTTATAGAGACCGCGTTCCTCGGGCAGATAACCGACAATGTTCTTAAAATCAGCCGGTCGCTCACGGCCCTCGATCAACACCCGTCCCGAGTCCGGTACCGTGATATTCATTATCATGCGAATAGTCGTTGTTTTACCGGCTCCATTGGGACCGATAACGCCATAAATAGATCCGCGTGGAACTTCCAGCGAAAGATTCCTGACGGCAACTTTAGCGCCAAACGACTTATTGATATTCTCAAGTACAAGATACGACATGGACACAGTTATTAACCGTCCTTTCGCTTGCAGTCAAATAAAAACCCATTTCATCCGTTAAGCATCTGAACGAAGGCAAAAGCATCGCGGGCCGCATGGCCATGGTGACAGTTGTTAAAGAACATATAAACCGTCTTAGTTTTTGTCTTCAGCTTCATGATTTTCTGTCGCCATTCCTCGAGCTCTTCCTTGCTGTAGGCATAATCGTAACGCAAAGCTCCGCTGTTCCACCACTTCTCGGCATTGCGGCCGTGCATGCGAACATAGCCGGTATCGGTGGTGGCAAAAGCGTCGGGATTAAGCAAACCCGGAAGAGCCGGTTCATCGACACAGACATAACCGATTTCATGACGGCACAGGAAATCGTACATGGGGCGGTTGACCCAGCCGTTATGCCGAAACTCCACGAACAGCCGGTTGGGTTTTAGTGTTTCGTTGATCACAGCGAGATAATCAAGATTGTTCTGAGAGAATTTGAACGAATAGGGAAACTGGGCTAAAGTACCGGCCAGCTTGCCGGACTCTTCAAACGGCTTCAGTGCCTCGCGATATGCCGCCACATCCGCCTCCAGATCGGAGCGGCGATGAGTAAAGGACTGCGGCACCTTGATCATGAAATCGAATCCTTCCGGGGCTTTCTTGACCATATTCGCCATTACAGCCGGATGGGGAATGCGATAATAGGTCGAGTTGATCTCGACCGTACGGAAGAACTTGACGTAATGATCGAGCATTTTCCCCTTGTCGAGCTTCTCAGGGTAAAACGGTCCTTTCCAGTCGTTGAAGCTGTAGCCGGATGTCCCGACACGAACATCTGCATTCATCTTTGATTATCACCTCTGTGTTTCTCGATAGTCATACTCCTGTACGGAGGGGATATTCAACAGGTTGCACCGGGAAAATGCTCTGAGAAGAAACTCGTTTCAGCGGGTCAGGTGCAAAAAATCGGACAGAAGGAATTCCATACGACCGATGAAGGTCGACATACGCGACATGACCGTATAGCCGAAAGTCGTTCCGAAGAACAACATCAAAAACCAGGTGCCGGCCTTTGCGGCAGCGCCGAAAACCCCGGTGTGTTCCCGACTGAAATAGAAATAGCAAAGCGTACATATAACACCGGCCAGCACGATGATAGCCGCCATGTCAGGCATGCCGCCTTCACCGAGTAACGGCGCGACCGTGGCCGACATCTGTGTGAGTGTCCGTTGTTCCAGCATGGTCGGAATGGCGATACCTGCTCCGGAACCGATCATCACCGCAATAGGTATTCGCGACAGTCCTCGCAGTTTTGGCACGAACCGGGAGAACATCAGCAATCCCAGGATCAACGGAACGATTAAAGAGAGTCTCCCATCGCCAAACAGCGGCGCAAAAAGAATATCGACAAGAGTATTAGACCAGACAATCACAAGCGTGTAACCGATCGAGACCCCTATCAACAATGTCTCGGCCATCTTGTAAACCGGATTATCACGATACAAGAACGATAGGATCGCCAATGTCAGCAGTCCGGCAATAAAAGTGCCTGCATCCATCAGGACTCTCCCCCCTTCCGGCGTGAGCGCCACCAGACCACATTGCCGATAATGATCATCAAAATGACGTAAAGGTGAGCCGCAGTCTGGGCCGGCATACCGCGCCCGCCGCCGCCGGGATGGCCAATCAACTTCTCATATTCAGCGGCTCCGCGAAGACCTCCGATCATCGCATGCAATTGATCGCTGGCAAGATAGGGATCGTAGGTAGTCACCATGGCGGCCGTCACCCCGGCGATAATGGTCAGATCATGTCTAATACGACCATATTCGATCCAGTGCGTCGTGAAAGAGCCATCGGCAATCGAAAGCACCGCCGCGATGTCGTCATAGCTGTGTATTCCGGCCATCATTGGAATTGTCTTAACGTCCTGGCCGCGATAATCTTGCGGGTAGGTAGCCTCAATCGATTCGGCCATGGAGAGAATCGCCGCTATGTACTGTGGCTTGAAACCGAGGAAAACATAATCACGACCGTATTCACGATCGTATTCTTCTCCGATGCGCTCAAGCATGCGATAACCGATAAGTGTCCCCTCGGCCATCAGAGCGACACCGATAAGCTTGTGGCCACGCGAGAACGCGTGTCGCAGAAGGGCTTCACCGATAGGGCGGATTTCCGGCAATGATGAGGCTTCATGGTCAAACGAAACGATCAACACCGAGCCTTCGGGCAATGAATCGATATAATCGAACATACGCCGGGTTTCGGGAGAAACTTCCGTTTTCACCCGCAATCCCGATACCATAACGATCCCGATGAGTAAAAAAAGGCCGAGGAAGATCAAATGGCGGGACTGGATCGACATCACTTCGCTCCACCCAGCCATGTGCGTTCAATGCCGAGGATAACTCGCAAGGCTGTTGTTAGCGATCCCAGCCCGATGCCGATCAAAATCGCTCGTCGGGCGGACATTGCGGCGTTATTCCGGATCCAATCGGCGACATCAGGCAACCACGAACTGATCCATCCCCCCACGGCGCTGCGGCTAAGAAGCATGATAAGAGCGGCTATCAACAACAACGTGGCTGAGGCCGAGCGGGCTCTGAAACCACGATAAGAGGCGGAAGCGACAAAAAACGCTAAAAGAGCAAACACGGTCGATTGCATCGGTGTCTGAACGTTCTCGAACATCCACATGAACGGTGAATCGGCCCTGATACCCCAGAAAATAGCCAATACCGGCATCGCCAAAAAGCCAAGAAGACCAACGGTTCGATACGAGCGTTCTTCTCCGCGAGTCACTTTTTTGAGATTGTTTTGAACATATCCCGCGATTCCCACCAGAAGGGCAAAGGCAAAAACGATTTGCCAGTATTCTGCTATTCCCTGCCGCAATGAGTGTGCCAGGAGTGTGTCCGAAAAATACTGCGCGAACATCACCAGCCCGAAACCGAAACAAACTGCGAGGGCGATTTTGCGATCCATCAGAATATCCACCACGGATTATCGGGGAGAGATCCGCTCAGCGCTGCTATTGTCGCCCAAACGGCGGCAACCAGTAAAAATGCTATGATGATTAACTTGATTATATCCTGAGCTCGCACTGAGGCCAGAATCGAGGGGTCCTTTGACAGATATCCCGACGCTGCGAACAGCTCCTCACCGATCAGGGTGTAATCACAAGCAACGATAAAAAAGGAAAGCTGAATGGTAGAGTCGGTCCCGGCGATCTGAATCGCTCCGACCGAATTACCGGTCTCGGCCAGAATCAGCGATTCGGCCTCGAACGTACCGAGCAAGAAGATTGAGGCGGGTTTGTAGCGACTGATGAGTCCGTCTACGGCGGCGGCATAGCCAAACTGGGATGAAGTTACATAACTGATATCCTCGGCACGATAACGATCGGCATACCCGCTGCGGGCATAAGCCTCGCGTACGACCTCCTGAGCGACGGTCATTATGACGGGATCATGGGTCGGGTAAACCAGACGGCAATCGTACTGGGCGGTTTTCTCGGCCACACTGGCCAGTATATTCATCGAGGCAATGGTCGTTGGGCGCTGGATGTCACCGCCCCAGCCCGGTGTATATAGCAGTGGGCGAGCCATTTCGGTGGCTCGTCCTACAGCTTCTTCGACCGCTTCCAGCCCGGGAATACGACGAAGTTTGAAGCGCTCGCGACTACGGCGGTTGTAGGTTGTAAAAAGGACAATGGCTATGGCTATGGCCGCCGTGATGAGAGTAGGTAAACGAGCCGAATCAAACCAGGCCGTGTCGGATGTGGCCAGAATGACAGTGAGCATTGGATTCATTATAGATAAACGATCCGAGATGCCGTGAACCAACTCAACAAAAACATTTTATCGTTGACCGCAACGATTGCTCGCTCTATATCTAGCTGGATTGGATAATGAACGAAGGAGACTAAGAATATGATGCGCAAGTTGATTTTTATCGCCGCCCTGTTGACACTCATTACCGCAACTATCCATGCGGAAACCACTATCAAATGGTGGCAGTTCTGGACCGATGCTGCTATTCGCCCTACCATCAATGAAATGGTAGCTGAATTCGAACAGCAGAATCCCGACATAAAGGTAGAAGTTACCGATCTTACCTGGGCTAACGGTCATGAGAAGATCGTCATCGCCCTCTCTTCCGGAACCGGCCCGGATGTCCTGGAGTTGGGATCGGACTGGATTGCGCAATTCGCGGAGTCGGGGCACCTGGCCGTCCTGTCGGATGATATCGCCGAGGATTCATCCGAATACCAGGGCTGGGGTATGGCAACCTACAAGGGTGATGTCTATGCCCGTCCCTGGATTCTTGGCACACGCATTCTTTTTGCCAATCGCACTTTATTGAACAGAGCCGGCTTCGAACCGGATTACATCCCCATAACCGAACAGGAGCTGTACATTGCAGCTATGAAAGTTGACAGTCTTGGCAAGGATATCTATGGATGGGGTTCGAACAGCGCCGAAAAACATCGCCTTTATAAGAAGTTCATGCCGTTTTTCTGGTCGAACGGCGCTCAGGTCCTTACCGACGATGATACCCGTTGCGTGCTGGCTTCCCAGGAAGGTATCGCTGCGCTTGAGGTCTATAAAGGGCTGCACGACTCCTGTGGTTTCGTTTCCAATCAGCGGGGGATCGAAGACGCCTTTCTTAACGGAAAGATCGGTTTCATAATCTCAGGTGATTGGCTTTTGAAACGGATCGAGAACGAAAAACGAGATATTGATCTAGTATCGACATTGATACCCGGACCGACCTTTCTTGGCAAATCATTTATGGGCGGTGAATTTCTGGCCATCAATACCGCTTCAGAGCACAAGGCAGCTGCCGGCAAGTTCATCCGCTTTATAACATCACCGGAAAATCAGATTAAATTCTGCAAGGCCAATCGCTCGGCCAATCCTTCGAGTCGCACCGCCCAGCAGGATGACTATTTTCAAAATAACCCGCACCTGAAGGCTTTCGTTTCACAAATCGCTCGCGCCGTACATCCTCCAGTTCACCCGGAATGGGTTTATATGGAGGAGTATATTGAGGATGCCGTTGAGGCCTGTCTTTTCGAGGGAACGGGACCGGCGGAGGCACTTTTCGTGGCGCGCAAGAAAATCGATAAGTTACTCAAGGAATGAAGAAACCCAGGTCGACAGCGGCGCTTCTGACTTTCCCCTGGTCGGCCACCCTGTTGGCTTTCTGGGTTTTTCCTCTTGTCTACTCATTCATAGTCGGATTTACCGATTATCGCCTGCTTGGACGTGGATATCACTGGGTAGGCTTCGATAATTACATACAGCTTTTTCATGATGCCGACTTTTTATCGGCCCTGGGGAATACATTTGTATTCGTTTTCGGCACCATTCCGGTAACAACCGTAATCGCCCTGGTTTTGGCATTGTTGGTCAATAAGCGCTTTACCGGACGCGGTCTTTTTCGGGCTGGTTATTTCCTCCCTTCGATCACCTCAATGGTCGTGATTGCTCTCATCTTCACCAATCTCTATCAGCGCGGTGGTTACATTGCTACGCTGGCAACCATGATCGGATTAACACCGCCGGAACACGGCTTCCTGTTCGACCGCGACACCGCCCTGTATTCGATTATGGGTATGGATATCTGGATGTCGGTCGGTTATTACATGTTGATTTTCCTGGCCGGATTGAAAGCCATCCCAACCGAGCTGTATGAAGCCGCAGCTATTTCCGGTGCGGGGCGAATTCGTCAATTTTTCTCGATCACTTTGCCGCTCCTGCGTCCGACAGCACTCTTTATCCTGGTTATTAACTCCATCAAGAGCTTCCAGGTATTCGTTGAGATATTTGTCATGACCAAAGGGAAATTCGATACTGCCACAGTTGTCTATTTCCTCTATGATGAGGGACTTCAAACCCAGTTCAAGTTCGGCTATGCCTCCGCAGCGGCTTATGTTCTGTTTATCATTATCGGAGTATTCTCACTGATACAGTTCATCCTGATGCGCCGGAGGCAACCGTTATGGTAGAGCGCGCCGGGGGACTGAAAAAGACAGTTCATTATACCTTGTTGTCCATCATCCTTGCAACCATGGCCTTTCCTTTGATATGGATGTTTCGGGTTGCTTTCGCACCGGTCGGAACCGAGACCGGACTATTTTCCACTCTGATCGGCGGATTTACGTTCAGTAATTTCCTGGACCTGTTCACGGCCGACCGTATGGGGCGTTACCTTTTCAACTCAGTCTTCGTCGGGCTGGCGGTAACCCTGGGCAATCTGCTATTCAGTTTTATGGCGGGCTATGCCCTGGCGCGATACCGATCTCTCGCCAACCGTTTACTGTTCATTTCGGTGCTGGTTGTGCTGATGATCCCGGTGCATATTACGATCATCCCGATGTACATCCTGATGCTTAAGCTCAAGCTCTATGACAGCTATTGGGCTTTGATTCTCCCCTTCCTGGTCAATCCCATTGGCATTTTTCTGATCAAGCAGTACGTGGAGTCGATCCCGACTTCAATGGAGGAAGCCGCCCGTATCGACGGCGCCGGTGACTGGCGTATCCTGTTCACCGTGGTTATGCCGGTTTGTAAACCGGCTCTGGCCGTGCTGGCGATACAAGTGTTTTTTACCAACTGGAACTCTTTCCTGTTTCCTTTCATTCTCACCTCGAGCGAATCACTTCGCACACTACCGGTAGCTCTGGCCATGCTCCAGGGTCACCAGGCGATCGACTGGCCGCATTTAATGGCCGGTTCGGCAATTGCGGTAATTCCGGTTCTGATTCTTTTCATGATCCTGCAAAGGCAGATTGTTAGCGGGATTACAGCCGGAGCGATCAAACAATAAGTTGCTCGATGTCAAGTGAAAATATCGTAAGTCCATTTTTTCCTTGCATTTGCAGGTCAAATCATTAGGTTTTGACCCGAGATTTGGAAAACTAAGGCAAGTGGTTTCATAGAAAGGGAGTATCTATCATGAAGACTCTTGTGGTTGCTGTTGCTCTCCTTTCCGTCGTAATCGGCGGTTGTGGCGTCAACAAAGCGTACGTGGAAGAACAGATCCAGGCATCTGAGGGCCGTACTTCGGCTCAGATCGCAGCGGTTAAGGGCACTGCTGATGCCAACAAGGCCGAAGTTGACAAGCTCAAGGCTCTGGCTAACGAGCTTTCGACCAAAACCGACATGGCTCTGAATCGTGCGAAAGGCTTCGAGAACTACCAGATTATCTGGCAGGGCGAAGTCAACTTCAAGTTCGATAGCTGGGATATCACCGACGTGGCGCAGGCGACCCTGATGGAAGCCGGTGAAACGATGGAAAAGAATCCGGCTTCGGTTATCGAAGTTGCCGGTCACACCGACCGCACCGGTTCCTCCAAGTACAATCTGCTGCTCGGCGAAAAGCGTGCCGCTGCCGCCAAGCGCTTCCTGGCCGATCACTTCGGCGTTTCCCTCTACCGTATGTTCACCATTTCTTACGGTGAGGATAAGCCGGTTGCGATGCCCGATGAAAAGGGTGCGGCCAGCAAGAACCGTCGCGTCACCCTGAAAATCTGGGGTCCGATGCAGTAAGCATCCGCGATAGTGACAGAAAAGTAAAACGGCGATCCGTTTCAAACGGACCGCCGTTTTTTTATCTCAGAAGTAACAGCCCCAAAGCTGTCTCCTGCAATATCTCATTTGATCTCGAAATCCACCCCGGCTGTTTCGAACCTCGGCCGCACTACAATCGTATCCGCAAAGGTTGCCATTGTTTCAGCAAAACGGAAAGGCTTCAGGGAGCCTTTGCTCGGCTCACCGTTGCCGTCCGTATCGACCAGTGCCGATGCCAGGTATTTACCACCCGGGACATCGATCATATAAGCACCCTCTTCGGCTGTAGTAGAAAACCATATCTTGCCGTCAAGCCGCCGGAAAGTCAGCAAAACCGGATCGTTTCCTTTACTCGGAACGGATACAACCACCGCTCCCGATATTGATCCGAGAGAGTCATCCGAAATAGTACGGAAATTGAAACCCTGCAGCGTGTCTCCGAGGGCATTGCCGGCTTTGTCGACCAACTCGAACTCGACCATCTCCAAATGATATGCCTCTCCCCCCAATAAGCTGTCAGGAACGATCCGAATAGAAAGCGGCTCCGACCAGTCAAGCACATACGGAACCGGTACCGCCTCAGCTCCTCGCGTCAGTACGAACGTGCCCGGAGTCAGCGAGGAACTGTCAATCGGTTCCGAAAAAGAAGCTCGTATTTCGATATCGCCCGGTAAGCGAGGGATATTATCCGGTTCGAACGACAGCAGCTCCGGAGGTGTTTTGTCTTCTTTGGCCGTAATAATTAACTCTTCGAAGCGGATTGGATTGCGGGTTGTGTCCCAGGTTACAAAAAGTTGATAGGCGCCATCGGACAAATCACCGGCAAAGAATGTTATCGAGCTAAGCTTGTCTTTGCCTTCGTCCAGCACCTTTAAAGCAGGCAGCATGACGGTGCTGTCGGTCCGTGGAGACAACCATATCCGTTCAGGATGGGCCATTAAATTGGTAACTTTTAACTCCCGCTGAAAACGGACACGAATAAGACCATCGGTGTTATTGGCTGCCGAGAGGATGCTGGGAGTGGTAGTATCGCAATCATAAAGGATCATATTAAGCGAACTTAGATCAATCTTTCCGCCGATGCTTACGGGACGATCCGGCAATCCGTATGACTCGACAAGCGGATTGAGTCGTTCATCACCGTTGCGATCATCGAAAGCCAGCAGCAAATAATCGCCATCGGGCAGATAGGACAATTCAAAAGCCCCTTCGGTAGCGGACTGGGTCAGGTATTCGGCATAGATGGAATCGAAGATAGTCGAATCGGTTATCTGCTTTTCACCGTAAAGAGCGATCGTACCACCGGCCTTGTAACTTCCCTTTTCGTTGTATAGTATACCAGAAAGCGCCCCATGAGCGATATCGGAGCCGGTGGAGAAAGCTACCGTAAGACTGCTGTCCATTTTGTTGCCGCGCAAATCTACCACCCCCGCCGCAACCGAAACGATATAGGTTTGATTCGGCAGAAAGCTATCGGGGAAATTTACGATCAATCGGTCGGACTTCCACTTCACTTCCGGGTCTTCATCGAGTCGCGGGGAGATATAAACAGTCTTGCCGGATGATGGAGCTTTAATCGTCTCTGAAAAATAGATCGTGACCTGATCTGAAATAGGAGTATCCACACTGCCGTTCTGAGGTTCGGAGCCCATCACGAACGGTCCCTGTTTGTCCTCAGGTCCGCCGGGGGGATCAGCCACTTCGGCACAGGATAATAACATGGAAATCAGAATTGTGGTCGGGAGAATCAGACCGATCAGGTCAGAAAGGCGGGAGGTTATGTGCTTCACTCTTTCAGTTTCTCTTTAATGACTTCATTGTCAGGATCCAGCTCAAGGGCTTTTTCCCACCAGAGCCGGGCTTTATCTTCCTTGCCGTTCGCCTCGTAGGCGTCTCCCAGATGATCGAGAATCGTAGGATCATTGTCAAGCTCTGCGGCTTTCTGAAGATAACTCAGGGCATCACCATATTTGCCTAAGCGGTAGTAAACCCAGCCGTAAGAATCCAGAAATGCGGCGTTGTCGGGTTGTTGTTCTACCGCGCGTGAAATCAGCTTTTTCGCATAGTCGAGACGTTCACCTCGGTCAGCAAGAAGATATCCCAGGAAATTCAGGCAAGTGGGATCGTTGGGAGCAAGCTCCAGCGCTCGTTCCAGGACACTGATGCATTCTTCGGTCTGACCATCCTTTTCCAGCACCGCCCCTAACGACATCAACAATCTGATGGTTCCGGTGGAATCGGTGACGCGATTCAGCCCCTGACGGTAAAGCTCAATCTCCTGGGGAATCAGGTCCAGTTTGCTGTAAACCCAGCCTAGGTCGAGATAAGCATCGTAAGAGGTATCGACAACCTTCAGCGCAGCCTCGAAATTAACCAGAGCCTTGTTGTAATCTTCTCGCATTACTCCAATCCGACCTAAATAAGCATAGTTGGTCGGGTCGTTATCCCCGGATTCCACCAACGAAGTCAGAATCGAATCAGCTATATCGAGTGAATCGAGGACATAATAAACCAAAGCGAGTCTTCGCTGGGCCATGCGTTCCATGGGCGCGGCTTCCGCCACTCGTTGCGTGTACGGCAGCGCCGTTGCGAATGAATCGGCGCTGATGTAGTATGTCCCGAGAATGCGGTTAAGGACAATGTTTTCGGGATCACGTTCGAGAGCTTTCTTGAACATTACAATGGATGAGTCTTTCATCCGCCGGGCTTCATACAGCTCACCGATTCGCACATAAGCCATCATGTTGGAAGAGTCATCTAGTAGTTCGATCGATTGGCTGTAAGCCTCCTGTGCCGGGATCAACTCTCCCTGGAGAGTATACAACCGCCCTAATTCATACCACAGAGAATGATCATCCGGACGCAATCGCGTAAGATTGCGGTAAGCCCAGACAGTCGAATCTAGCACTTCGCGGCTTTGATAATACGCCGCCAGGTATGCAAAAGGGGCTACATTAATGCTGTCTAGTCGTACTGCCGCCAGGTAATAATAAGCTGCAGAATCCCCCTCTCCCAATTCATGGAAACAAGCACCTCTCAAACGTTGGACCATGTCGTCTTCGGGTTCGATCACTCGGAGTGCCTCAACGGCATTGTCATACTCGCGCAAGGCGAACAACATACGCGCAAACGAAAGGCGTATTTCGTGAGAAAGAGGATGATACTGTAAAGCACGCTTGTACTGCTCCGCAGCATGGCGATATTGCCCGTCCGCTTCGAACAAAGCGCCGTTAACGAAGAAATGCAAAGCGGTGGGATGAATGCTGTCGTCAACCTGGGTGCGAATTACTCGAGAATCGCTGCTTGATTGACCGGCATCTCTCTGGTTGGCAGATTTCGAGAGGTTCGCCTTTTCCTGTTTAGTTACAGGATTGGCGACACTGCTCCGGCCTCCACAACCGACCGCGATCAATACCGCGCATATCATAACGGTTGCGAGCCAACCAAACCGGGTCAATACAATACTACTTCTGTATGCCTTACAGGCCATCCATCAACTTTCGTCTATTTGTCCGGAACGAGTTTGAGGAATCTTCTCTTTCCTACCTTAAGCACCATTTCCTTCGAAAGGGCAAAAGTATAGTTCATATCCTCAATTCTATCTCCGTTAAGTGATACCGCCCCAGCCTCGATAAGTTTCCGGGCTTCACTGGAAGAGCGAGCCATTTGAGCCTTTGAAATAAGGTGTACCAGGTACAATTCATTCGGATCAAGTTCGAGCGCACGCATTTCATCGGCCGTCATCTCGGGGATTTCATCCGGGAGTTTTTTCTGCGAGAACATCCGCTCGAACTCTTCTTGAGCGGCCTGGCCGCTTCCGGCCGGATTATACATATCGGTAAGGGTGCGAGCTAGTTCCTTCTTGATGTCCATCGGATTCTCTTGACCACCCTCAAGACGCTGCTTGATCTGCTCCAGATATTCGAGGGATACTTCGGTCGCCAACTCGAAATAGGTGTAGATCAATTCATCCGGAATAGACATCGCTTTACCGAATATCTCCCTGGCGGGCTCGTCGATTCCGATATAATTTCCCAACGATTTTGACATCTTTTTTTCGCCGTCGAGACCTACCAGCAACGGCATGGTCAAAATCACTTGTGGTCTTATCCCGTAAGCTTCCTGAATCGTGCGACCGGTAAGAAGGTTGAAAGTCTGATCGGTAGCGCCGATTTCAACATCGGCCTTGATCGCTACCGAGTCATACCCCTGCAATA
Encoded here:
- the tyrS gene encoding tyrosine--tRNA ligase — translated: MTEVNDSPEVRRELEHQLKIIGRGTVDMLPAEEWEGRLREAIVENKPLRVKQGFDPTAPDIHVGHTVGIRKLKAFQDLGHKIVLIVGDYTSMVGDPSGKSATRPMLSHDEIMKHAETYQTQFFKILDKSKTEVHCNGEWFSKLDFAEIMNLAARFTVARMLERDDFKKRMDRNEPISIHELFYPLLQGYDSVAIKADVEIGATDQTFNLLTGRTIQEAYGIRPQVILTMPLLVGLDGEKKMSKSLGNYIGIDEPAREIFGKAMSIPDELIYTYFELATEVSLEYLEQIKQRLEGGQENPMDIKKELARTLTDMYNPAGSGQAAQEEFERMFSQKKLPDEIPEMTADEMRALELDPNELYLVHLISKAQMARSSSEARKLIEAGAVSLNGDRIEDMNYTFALSKEMVLKVGKRRFLKLVPDK
- a CDS encoding tetratricopeptide repeat protein, coding for MICAVLIAVGCGGRSSVANPVTKQEKANLSKSANQRDAGQSSSDSRVIRTQVDDSIHPTALHFFVNGALFEADGQYRHAAEQYKRALQYHPLSHEIRLSFARMLFALREYDNAVEALRVIEPEDDMVQRLRGACFHELGEGDSAAYYYLAAVRLDSINVAPFAYLAAYYQSREVLDSTVWAYRNLTRLRPDDHSLWYELGRLYTLQGELIPAQEAYSQSIELLDDSSNMMAYVRIGELYEARRMKDSSIVMFKKALERDPENIVLNRILGTYYISADSFATALPYTQRVAEAAPMERMAQRRLALVYYVLDSLDIADSILTSLVESGDNDPTNYAYLGRIGVMREDYNKALVNFEAALKVVDTSYDAYLDLGWVYSKLDLIPQEIELYRQGLNRVTDSTGTIRLLMSLGAVLEKDGQTEECISVLERALELAPNDPTCLNFLGYLLADRGERLDYAKKLISRAVEQQPDNAAFLDSYGWVYYRLGKYGDALSYLQKAAELDNDPTILDHLGDAYEANGKEDKARLWWEKALELDPDNEVIKEKLKE